From a single Lolium rigidum isolate FL_2022 chromosome 7, APGP_CSIRO_Lrig_0.1, whole genome shotgun sequence genomic region:
- the LOC124678100 gene encoding histone deacetylase 15-like isoform X1: MRPPNSKKCEVPSHGRQNGGDQAFHGKCQSCDGVEKPSHSRENGVSLKEHRGTGSFNGDHTDALSVDGAKGSLTISGHVDSAGCGHDGCLHGNNGSCMACDDQEYDREQGGHTLDDLFFFNDEEEDDIDWEPSARRVENRWFCLNCTVPNLDEVTHCQNCHELKGSEVAGYDDFKTHISQTALVSADTASQLVSTAIGFDERMLLHSEIEIKPNPHPERPDRLRAIAASLAAAGIFPSKCALVPPREITKEELIRVHTSDHVESIEQTKNMLYSYFTSDTYANGHSACAAKLAAGLCADLASLILSGGVRNGFALVRPPGHHAGVKQAMGFCLHNNAAVAALAAQKAGAKKVLIVDWDVHHGNGTQEIFEGDKSVLYISLHRHEDGSFYPGTGAAHEVGVLAGEGFSVNIPWSCGGVGDNDYIFAFEHVVLPIAAEFAPDITIISAGFDAARGDPLGCCDVTPAGYSRMASMLTACSEGKLLIILEGGYNLRSISSSATEVVKVLLGDSPSHSTDAAAPSNEGMQTVLQVLEIQQKYWPVLVPIFASLQALQGRSSSKYVNGENKLKRRMLATGPGPVWWKWGSKRLLYEVLFEGFGPRKSKAKGK; encoded by the exons ATGAGACCTCCTAACAGCAAAAAGTGCGAGGTGCCTTCACATGGCCGTCAGAATGGTGGAGACCAAGCTTTTCATGGCAAATGTCAAAGCTGCGATGGTGTTGAAAAACCATCTCATTCTAGAGAGAATGGTGTTTCGCTGAAAGAACACCGTGGAACAGGCAGTTTTAATGGTGATCATACTGATGCTTTATCAGTAGATGGGGCGAAAGGTTCTCTCACAATATCAGGACATGTTGACAGCGCAGGTTGTGGTCATGATGGTTGTCTTCATGGCAATAATGGTAGTTGCATGGCCTGCGATGATCAAGAGTATGATAGAGAACAAGGTGGACATACCCTGGATGATCTGTTCTTCttcaacgatgaagaggaggatgatattgACTGGGAACCTTCTGCTCGCCGTGTTGAGAACAGATGGTTTTGTTTGAACTGTACAGTACCAAACTTGGATGAGGTTACACATTGCCAG AATTGCCATGAGCTTAAGGGATCTGAGGTAGCTGGATATGATGATTTCAAAACTCACATTTCACAGACAGCTTTGGTATCTGCTGATACAG CATCGCAACTGGTATCTACAGCCATTGGCTTTGACGAAAGAATGTTACTCCACAGTGAG ATCGAAATTAAACCAAATCCACATCCAGAAAGGCCTGATCGTCTCCGTGCAATTGCTGCTAGTCTGGCTGCTGCAG GAATATTTCCCTCAAAATGCGCCTTAGTACCTCCTCGAGAAATCACTAAGGAGGAACTCATAAGG GTCCATACTTCAGATCATGTTGAAAGCATCGAGCAGACCAAGAACATGCTTTACAG TTACTTCACTTCGGATACTTACGCAAATGGACACTCAGCATGTGCTGCGAAACTTGCAGCAGGTCTATGTGCTGATCTTGCTAGTTTGATACTGTCTGGGGGTGTCCGCAATGGCTTTGCACTG GTGAGACCTCCTGGGCATCATGCTGGGGTAAAGCAAGCCATGGGTTTTTGTCTTCACAACAATGCAGCAGTGGCTGCATTAGCTGCACAAAAAGCGGGTGCCAAGAAAGTGTTGATAGTTGACTGG GATGTGCACCATGGAAATGGCACACAGGAGATATTTGAAGGGGACAAATCA gtTCTGTATATATCATTACATCGCCATGAGGATGGAAGCTTCTACCCTGGAACTGGAGCAGCACATGAG GTGGGAGTTCTAGCTGGTGAAGGATTCTCGGTCAATATACCTTGGAGCTGTGGAGGTGTTGGAGACAATGACTACATCTTTGCTTTTGAGCATGTGGTGCTTCCAATTG CTGCAGAATTTGCCCCAGACATCACCATTATATCTGCAGGATTTGATGCAGCAAGGGGTGATCCTCTGGGCTGTTGCGAT GTCACTCCTGCCGGTTACTCTCGGATGGCGTCCATGCTAACTGCTTGTTCAGAAGGAAAATTGTTGATTATACTTGAGGGAGG ATACAATCTTCGGTCTATATCCTCATCGGCTACTGAAGTTGTCAAG GTCCTACTTGGGGATAGTCCAAGTCATAGTACAGATGCAGCTGCACCATCAAATGAGGGCATGCAGACTGTCTTACAAGTTCTGGAGATCCAGCAAAAGTATTGGCCAGTTTTGGTTCCAATCTTTGCATCGCTCCAGGCATTGCAGGGGCGGAGTTCTTCCAAATATG TTAATGGGGAAAACAAACTGAAGAGAAGGATGCTTGCGACAGGACCAGGGCCCGTGTGGTGGAAATGGGGAAGCAAGAGGCTTTTGTACGAAGTTCTGTTTGAGGGATTCGGTCCAAGAAAGAGCAAGGCCAAAGGAAAATGA
- the LOC124678100 gene encoding histone deacetylase 15-like isoform X2, with translation MRPPNSKKCEVPSHGRQNGGDQAFHGKCQSCDGVEKPSHSRENGVSLKEHRGTGSFNGDHTDALSVDGAKGSLTISGHVDSAGCGHDGCLHGNNGSCMACDDQEYDREQGGHTLDDLFFFNDEEEDDIDWEPSARRVENRWFCLNCTVPNLDEVTHCQNCHELKGSEVAGYDDFKTHISQTALVSADTASQLVSTAIGFDERMLLHSEIEIKPNPHPERPDRLRAIAASLAAAGIFPSKCALVPPREITKEELIRVHTSDHVESIEQTKNMLYSYFTSDTYANGHSACAAKLAAGLCADLASLILSGGVRNGFALVRPPGHHAGVKQAMGFCLHNNAAVAALAAQKAGAKKVLIVDWVLYISLHRHEDGSFYPGTGAAHEVGVLAGEGFSVNIPWSCGGVGDNDYIFAFEHVVLPIAAEFAPDITIISAGFDAARGDPLGCCDVTPAGYSRMASMLTACSEGKLLIILEGGYNLRSISSSATEVVKVLLGDSPSHSTDAAAPSNEGMQTVLQVLEIQQKYWPVLVPIFASLQALQGRSSSKYVNGENKLKRRMLATGPGPVWWKWGSKRLLYEVLFEGFGPRKSKAKGK, from the exons ATGAGACCTCCTAACAGCAAAAAGTGCGAGGTGCCTTCACATGGCCGTCAGAATGGTGGAGACCAAGCTTTTCATGGCAAATGTCAAAGCTGCGATGGTGTTGAAAAACCATCTCATTCTAGAGAGAATGGTGTTTCGCTGAAAGAACACCGTGGAACAGGCAGTTTTAATGGTGATCATACTGATGCTTTATCAGTAGATGGGGCGAAAGGTTCTCTCACAATATCAGGACATGTTGACAGCGCAGGTTGTGGTCATGATGGTTGTCTTCATGGCAATAATGGTAGTTGCATGGCCTGCGATGATCAAGAGTATGATAGAGAACAAGGTGGACATACCCTGGATGATCTGTTCTTCttcaacgatgaagaggaggatgatattgACTGGGAACCTTCTGCTCGCCGTGTTGAGAACAGATGGTTTTGTTTGAACTGTACAGTACCAAACTTGGATGAGGTTACACATTGCCAG AATTGCCATGAGCTTAAGGGATCTGAGGTAGCTGGATATGATGATTTCAAAACTCACATTTCACAGACAGCTTTGGTATCTGCTGATACAG CATCGCAACTGGTATCTACAGCCATTGGCTTTGACGAAAGAATGTTACTCCACAGTGAG ATCGAAATTAAACCAAATCCACATCCAGAAAGGCCTGATCGTCTCCGTGCAATTGCTGCTAGTCTGGCTGCTGCAG GAATATTTCCCTCAAAATGCGCCTTAGTACCTCCTCGAGAAATCACTAAGGAGGAACTCATAAGG GTCCATACTTCAGATCATGTTGAAAGCATCGAGCAGACCAAGAACATGCTTTACAG TTACTTCACTTCGGATACTTACGCAAATGGACACTCAGCATGTGCTGCGAAACTTGCAGCAGGTCTATGTGCTGATCTTGCTAGTTTGATACTGTCTGGGGGTGTCCGCAATGGCTTTGCACTG GTGAGACCTCCTGGGCATCATGCTGGGGTAAAGCAAGCCATGGGTTTTTGTCTTCACAACAATGCAGCAGTGGCTGCATTAGCTGCACAAAAAGCGGGTGCCAAGAAAGTGTTGATAGTTGACTGG gtTCTGTATATATCATTACATCGCCATGAGGATGGAAGCTTCTACCCTGGAACTGGAGCAGCACATGAG GTGGGAGTTCTAGCTGGTGAAGGATTCTCGGTCAATATACCTTGGAGCTGTGGAGGTGTTGGAGACAATGACTACATCTTTGCTTTTGAGCATGTGGTGCTTCCAATTG CTGCAGAATTTGCCCCAGACATCACCATTATATCTGCAGGATTTGATGCAGCAAGGGGTGATCCTCTGGGCTGTTGCGAT GTCACTCCTGCCGGTTACTCTCGGATGGCGTCCATGCTAACTGCTTGTTCAGAAGGAAAATTGTTGATTATACTTGAGGGAGG ATACAATCTTCGGTCTATATCCTCATCGGCTACTGAAGTTGTCAAG GTCCTACTTGGGGATAGTCCAAGTCATAGTACAGATGCAGCTGCACCATCAAATGAGGGCATGCAGACTGTCTTACAAGTTCTGGAGATCCAGCAAAAGTATTGGCCAGTTTTGGTTCCAATCTTTGCATCGCTCCAGGCATTGCAGGGGCGGAGTTCTTCCAAATATG TTAATGGGGAAAACAAACTGAAGAGAAGGATGCTTGCGACAGGACCAGGGCCCGTGTGGTGGAAATGGGGAAGCAAGAGGCTTTTGTACGAAGTTCTGTTTGAGGGATTCGGTCCAAGAAAGAGCAAGGCCAAAGGAAAATGA